The uncultured Flavobacterium sp. DNA window GTCATGTAACGACTAAAAAAGTATCGTTTTAATATTTAAAAAAAGAGGGCTGGAATTTTAAAATTCCAGCCCTCTTTTTTCTTTCCCCTCAAAAAGTCTTTTGTAAACTTTCATGTGTATTACTAATTGCTTTTTCATTTTTATAATCAATCCATTTTTGACCTTGAAATTTCCGCATCATAATGTCAAAATAGCGCATAATAAAAACATTATAAACTGCTTTTGATAAATTAGTAATATTTTTAGGAAAAGCCCTTAAACTCATAGAAAATCCTGGAGTCAGGTATTTCATATAATGCCAGTAACCTTCTGGCATATACAACATTTCACCATGTTTTAGATTAGTGATATAACCTTCGGCATTTTTAAGAGCGGGAAATTTTTCGTAATCAGGATTGTCAAAATCAATATCTTCTCTCGAGATTAAAGCGTGAGGTACTTTGTACATGAATTTAGACTGATCAGGAGCAAAAAGCATACAT harbors:
- a CDS encoding cupin-like domain-containing protein — protein: KMKMCDYINLLEQKPTNYRIFLYNLMKEVPTLKNDLLWPDIGLKLVRQMPMLFFGGENSRVFMHYDIDYSNILHFHFHGEKQCMLFAPDQSKFMYKVPHALISREDIDFDNPDYEKFPALKNAEGYITNLKHGEMLYMPEGYWHYMKYLTPGFSMSLRAFPKNITNLSKAVYNVFIMRYFDIMMRKFQGQKWIDYKNEKAISNTHESLQKTF